The Streptomyces sp. NBC_01275 genome has a segment encoding these proteins:
- a CDS encoding sensor histidine kinase KdpD, with protein MRDTLLIALYAFAGAAVTGLAGAGVLRLIRRRSLTASLTVVAAVGVLAMLAGTLAVAWAMFLSPHDLTVVTTVVAMAAVVSLVTALLLGRWVVARSRELAVAARSFGDGRFAAPDVPATAELEALSRELAATSARLAESRERERALETSRRELVAWISHDLRTPLAGLRAMSEALEDGVAADPDRYLKQIRVEVERLNGMVGDLFELSRIHAGTLPLTPSRISLYDLIGDALAGADPLAREHGVRLVGDRVEAVPVEVDGKEMSRVLGNLLVNAIRRTPADGTVAVAAERSLEGVMVSVTDGCGGIPEEDLPRVFDTGWRGTDARTPPAGAGLGLAIVRGIVEAHQGRATVRNIPGGCRFEVVLPAAAS; from the coding sequence GTGCGCGACACCCTCCTCATCGCCCTGTACGCCTTCGCCGGCGCCGCCGTCACCGGCCTCGCCGGAGCGGGCGTGCTGCGGCTGATCCGGCGCCGCTCCCTCACCGCCTCGCTCACCGTGGTCGCGGCGGTCGGCGTGCTGGCCATGCTCGCGGGCACGCTCGCCGTCGCGTGGGCGATGTTCCTGTCCCCGCACGATCTGACGGTGGTGACGACCGTCGTCGCCATGGCGGCCGTGGTCTCCCTGGTCACCGCGCTGCTGCTGGGCCGCTGGGTCGTCGCCCGCAGCCGCGAACTGGCCGTCGCGGCACGCTCGTTCGGCGACGGCCGGTTCGCGGCACCGGACGTCCCGGCCACCGCCGAACTGGAGGCGCTGAGCCGTGAGTTGGCGGCCACCAGCGCGAGACTCGCCGAATCCCGCGAGCGTGAGCGGGCGTTGGAGACCTCCCGGCGGGAACTCGTCGCCTGGATCTCGCACGACCTGCGCACCCCGCTGGCCGGCCTGCGCGCGATGTCCGAAGCGCTGGAGGACGGCGTGGCCGCGGACCCCGACCGCTACCTCAAGCAGATCCGCGTCGAGGTCGAACGGCTCAACGGCATGGTCGGCGACCTCTTCGAACTCTCCCGCATCCACGCCGGCACCCTGCCTCTCACCCCCTCCCGCATCTCGCTCTACGACCTGATCGGCGACGCCCTCGCGGGCGCCGACCCCCTCGCCCGCGAACACGGCGTACGGCTGGTCGGCGACCGGGTGGAGGCGGTGCCGGTGGAGGTCGACGGCAAGGAGATGAGCCGGGTTCTGGGCAATCTGCTGGTCAACGCGATCCGCCGGACGCCCGCCGACGGCACGGTGGCGGTCGCCGCCGAGCGCTCCTTGGAGGGGGTGATGGTGTCGGTGACGGACGGCTGCGGCGGCATCCCGGAGGAGGACCTGCCGCGAGTCTTCGACACCGGCTGGCGAGGCACCGACGCCCGCACGCCCCCGGCGGGCGCGGGCCTGGGCCTCGCCATCGTGCGGGGGATCGTGGAGGCGCACCAGGGCCGGGCCACCGTACGCAACATCCCCGGCGGCTGCCGCTTCGAGGTGGTGCTGCCCGCCGCAGCTTCGTGA
- a CDS encoding bifunctional 2-polyprenyl-6-hydroxyphenol methylase/3-demethylubiquinol 3-O-methyltransferase UbiG, producing MSTTVPPWAAADSYAAALRAGRGPLFLRRDDGWLLPLEVERWCARADAVDLDVLDRCEGTVLDVGCGPGRLVAELAARGRTSLGIDVSDAAVDHTARLGGPALRRSVFEPLPGEGRWGTVLLMDGNVGIGGDPRTLLERVAALLAPGGLLIAETAPVDVDERVHVHITDAHATVGAPFPWARLGTPALQRYARGWQRAGHWAAGGRCFAALRSRSADNSAEPPNRTAVISSQRARKPSGDSPVASR from the coding sequence ATGAGTACCACCGTGCCCCCCTGGGCGGCCGCCGACTCCTACGCCGCCGCCCTGCGCGCCGGACGCGGGCCGCTGTTCCTGCGCCGGGACGACGGATGGCTGCTGCCGCTGGAGGTGGAGCGGTGGTGCGCGCGTGCGGACGCGGTCGACCTGGACGTGCTGGACCGGTGTGAGGGCACGGTGCTGGACGTCGGCTGCGGACCGGGCCGGCTGGTGGCGGAACTCGCCGCCCGGGGCCGGACCTCCCTCGGCATCGACGTCAGCGACGCCGCCGTCGACCACACCGCGCGGCTCGGCGGCCCGGCGCTACGGCGCTCCGTCTTCGAACCGCTGCCCGGCGAGGGGCGCTGGGGCACCGTCCTGCTCATGGACGGAAACGTCGGCATCGGTGGCGATCCGCGCACCCTTCTGGAGCGTGTCGCCGCCCTGCTCGCCCCCGGCGGGCTCCTCATCGCCGAGACCGCGCCGGTGGACGTCGACGAACGCGTTCACGTCCACATCACCGACGCACACGCCACCGTCGGCGCCCCCTTCCCCTGGGCGCGGCTCGGCACCCCGGCCCTGCAGCGCTACGCGCGAGGCTGGCAGCGGGCCGGTCACTGGGCGGCCGGCGGCCGGTGCTTCGCCGCCCTGCGCAGCCGCAGCGCCGACAACAGTGCCGAACCGCCGAACAGGACGGCGGTGATCAGCAGCCAACGGGCGAGGAAGCCGTCCGGCGACAGCCCCGTGGCGAGCCGGTAG
- a CDS encoding GNAT family N-acetyltransferase, with protein MDTYLETERLTLRRFTADDADLLIELDSDAAVMRYLTGGDPTAPEIVRERHLPNIIAGYEKWRGNLGLFAAHEKDGGAFIGWFCLRPEPEGPLDEVELGYRLRQAAWGKGYATEGSRALLGKAFTGLGIRMVWAETMVVNHGSRNIMKKLEMTLAETIPTPPDMQMIEGSELGGVRYEITKEQWEQQ; from the coding sequence GTGGACACCTACCTGGAAACCGAGCGCCTGACCCTGCGCCGCTTCACTGCCGACGACGCGGACCTGCTGATCGAGTTGGACAGCGACGCCGCGGTGATGCGCTATCTGACCGGGGGCGATCCGACCGCCCCGGAGATTGTCCGCGAGCGCCACCTGCCGAACATCATCGCCGGCTACGAGAAGTGGCGCGGCAATCTTGGACTGTTCGCCGCGCACGAGAAGGACGGCGGCGCGTTCATCGGCTGGTTCTGCCTGCGTCCCGAGCCCGAGGGCCCGCTGGACGAGGTCGAACTCGGCTACCGGCTGCGGCAGGCGGCTTGGGGCAAGGGCTATGCCACCGAAGGCTCGCGGGCTTTGCTGGGCAAGGCGTTCACAGGGCTCGGTATACGCATGGTCTGGGCTGAGACGATGGTCGTGAACCACGGTTCGCGCAACATCATGAAGAAGCTCGAAATGACGCTCGCGGAGACCATCCCCACTCCCCCCGACATGCAGATGATCGAGGGCTCCGAGCTCGGGGGCGTGCGGTACGAGATCACCAAGGAACAGTGGGAGCAGCAGTAG
- a CDS encoding phosphotransferase — MGLIGVGSVPRVGIGHGGKSTRFFWSAKPARPKDVWCGSRRELAGNFQWSSRQGLYSSRTEGGPATGRGRGLPGWRRQRGPHRPAAGRAGRGDACRHRGGRGAFDTAAMTELWDAALSAPGWDRPSVWFHGDFHTGNLLTVDGRLSAVIDFGGLGIGDPACDLTIAFTLMSAGPRAAFRAALGVNDATWTRGRGWALATGP; from the coding sequence GTGGGGTTGATCGGTGTCGGAAGCGTTCCACGTGTTGGCATCGGTCATGGAGGGAAGAGCACTCGTTTCTTCTGGAGCGCGAAGCCGGCTCGGCCGAAAGACGTTTGGTGCGGAAGTAGGCGCGAACTCGCTGGTAACTTCCAGTGGTCGTCCAGGCAGGGCCTGTACTCGTCGAGGACGGAGGGCGGCCCTGCCACTGGCCGTGGAAGAGGTCTTCCGGGGTGGCGGCGTCAGCGAGGACCTCACCGCCCAGCCGCTGGCCGCGCGGGACGGGGCGACGCGTGCCGCCATCGCGGAGGTCGCGGCGCGTTTGATACCGCGGCCATGACCGAGCTCTGGGACGCGGCGCTCAGCGCTCCCGGATGGGATCGCCCTTCGGTCTGGTTCCACGGCGACTTCCACACCGGCAACCTGCTGACCGTCGACGGCCGTCTCAGCGCGGTCATCGACTTCGGCGGGCTCGGCATCGGCGACCCGGCCTGCGACCTGACCATCGCCTTCACCCTGATGTCGGCCGGTCCCCGAGCGGCCTTCCGCGCCGCGCTCGGCGTGAACGACGCCACCTGGACCCGAGGTCGTGGCTGGGCCTTGGCCACGGGGCCCTGA
- a CDS encoding molybdopterin-dependent oxidoreductase, with product MRDDPRLPASPGFWRSPLRGPWFTSVLGVVLLVGITVLFVTGLVSYAAYNPDLSPVNDKTPDKGLLGFYLFAWPTSPHWLYRLNQGVHVTLGITLIPVLLAKLWSVVPRLFALPPARSLAHALERISLLLLVGGGLFEFVTGVFNVQLNYVFPGSFYPLHFYGAWVFFAAFVAHALLKTPTALRNLRHAREERDGLVSPRPAEPTVSRRGALWFVGGGSLLLFATTAGQNSDALRRTALLAPHGWAEPGGGPNGFQINKTAAYAGIDVAETGADVWRLLVTGRSGTVRLSRAQLAELSLHSSALPIACVEGWSTSDQWWRGVRLRDLAALVGHDGDPPDVLVESLQRHGAFRRAALRANQVADPRSLLALYVNGEELSPDHGYPARVIVPAAPGVLNTKWVARLTFGDL from the coding sequence ATGCGAGACGATCCACGGCTCCCCGCCTCCCCCGGTTTCTGGCGCAGCCCCCTGCGCGGTCCCTGGTTCACCTCGGTCCTCGGCGTCGTCCTGCTCGTCGGCATCACGGTGCTGTTCGTGACGGGTCTGGTCTCGTACGCCGCCTACAACCCGGACCTGTCGCCGGTGAATGACAAGACGCCGGACAAGGGGCTTCTCGGCTTCTACCTCTTCGCCTGGCCCACCAGCCCCCACTGGCTGTACCGGCTCAACCAGGGCGTCCACGTCACCCTCGGCATCACGCTGATCCCCGTCCTGCTGGCCAAGCTGTGGTCGGTGGTGCCGAGGCTGTTCGCGTTGCCGCCGGCCCGCTCGCTCGCCCACGCCCTGGAGCGGATCTCCCTGTTGCTGCTGGTCGGGGGCGGGCTGTTCGAGTTCGTGACCGGTGTGTTCAACGTCCAGCTGAACTACGTCTTCCCGGGCTCTTTCTACCCGCTGCACTTCTACGGGGCCTGGGTGTTCTTCGCGGCCTTCGTGGCCCACGCACTGTTGAAGACACCCACGGCCTTGCGCAATCTGCGGCACGCGCGGGAGGAACGGGACGGCCTGGTGTCCCCGCGTCCCGCTGAGCCGACCGTCTCCCGGCGCGGCGCCCTGTGGTTCGTCGGGGGCGGGTCGCTGCTGCTGTTCGCCACGACGGCGGGGCAGAACTCCGACGCCCTGCGGCGCACCGCCCTCCTCGCCCCGCACGGCTGGGCCGAGCCCGGCGGCGGCCCGAACGGATTCCAGATCAACAAGACCGCCGCGTACGCGGGCATCGACGTGGCCGAGACGGGTGCGGACGTCTGGCGGCTCCTCGTCACGGGACGCTCGGGCACGGTCCGCCTCAGCCGGGCGCAACTCGCCGAACTCTCTCTGCACAGCTCGGCGTTGCCCATCGCCTGTGTCGAGGGCTGGTCGACGTCCGACCAGTGGTGGCGCGGGGTACGGCTGCGCGACCTCGCCGCCCTCGTCGGCCACGACGGCGACCCGCCGGACGTGCTTGTCGAGTCCCTCCAGCGGCACGGGGCCTTCCGCCGGGCCGCCCTGCGCGCCAACCAGGTCGCCGACCCGCGCTCACTGCTCGCCCTGTACGTCAACGGCGAGGAACTGTCCCCCGACCACGGCTATCCCGCCCGTGTGATCGTGCCCGCCGCGCCCGGTGTGCTGAACACGAAGTGGGTGGCCCGGCTGACCTTCGGAGACCTGTGA
- a CDS encoding NAD(P)-dependent oxidoreductase → MRVLVTGGAGFIGSHVVDVLRERGHEPVVYDVREDPGADVRDPAAVARALDGIDAVCHQAAMVGLGDGVADAAEYVSRNDLGTAVLLARMAEAGVRRLVLAGSMVVYGEGRYECTRHGVVRPGPRAVGDLGSGRFEPLCPLCGEDLVPGLVGEDAPADPRNVYATTKLAQEHLAAAWARSTGGSAMSLRYHNVYGPRMPRDTPYAGVASFFRSALGRGETPRVYEDGRQLRDFVHVRDVAAANALALEAGSAPGALTAYNTGSGEPHTVGEMARALAAAYGGPEPVVTGEYRLGDVRHITADSSRLRDGLGWKPEVGFQDGMAEFARAGMRGA, encoded by the coding sequence ATGCGTGTACTGGTCACCGGCGGTGCCGGGTTCATCGGGTCCCATGTCGTCGACGTGCTGCGGGAGCGCGGACACGAGCCGGTCGTGTACGACGTCCGGGAGGATCCCGGGGCGGACGTGCGCGACCCGGCAGCGGTCGCCCGCGCCCTCGACGGCATCGACGCGGTGTGCCATCAGGCGGCGATGGTCGGGCTCGGCGACGGGGTCGCCGACGCGGCGGAGTACGTCTCCCGCAACGACCTGGGCACCGCCGTCCTGCTCGCCCGGATGGCGGAGGCGGGGGTGCGGCGTCTCGTGCTGGCCGGATCGATGGTGGTGTACGGGGAGGGACGGTACGAGTGCACGCGGCACGGAGTGGTGCGGCCCGGTCCGCGAGCCGTCGGCGATCTCGGCTCGGGCCGGTTCGAGCCGCTGTGCCCGCTGTGCGGGGAGGACCTTGTTCCCGGCCTGGTCGGCGAGGACGCCCCGGCCGATCCGCGCAACGTGTACGCCACGACCAAGCTCGCGCAGGAGCATCTGGCCGCCGCCTGGGCCCGGTCGACGGGCGGGTCGGCCATGTCGTTGCGGTACCACAACGTGTACGGGCCCCGGATGCCCCGTGACACCCCGTACGCCGGTGTGGCCTCCTTCTTCCGTTCCGCGCTCGGCCGGGGCGAGACACCGCGTGTCTATGAGGACGGGCGGCAACTGCGGGACTTCGTGCATGTGCGGGACGTGGCCGCCGCCAACGCCTTGGCACTGGAGGCCGGGTCGGCGCCGGGGGCACTGACGGCGTACAACACCGGCAGCGGCGAGCCGCACACCGTCGGCGAGATGGCGCGGGCGCTGGCCGCCGCGTACGGCGGGCCCGAGCCGGTCGTCACCGGTGAGTACCGGCTGGGCGACGTCCGGCACATCACCGCGGACTCCTCCCGGTTGCGGGACGGGCTCGGGTGGAAGCCGGAGGTCGGGTTCCAGGACGGCATGGCGGAGTTCGCGCGGGCCGGGATGCGGGGCGCGTAA
- a CDS encoding flavodoxin family protein — translation MDASPSHRFDDLTALYVNCTLKPSPQLSHTQGLVDKSRAIMDAQGVTTDEIRAVDHDIATGVYPDMTEHGFATDEWPALYERVMAADILVVAGPIWLGDNSSVTKKIIERLYACSSLLNPQGQYAYYGRVGGCLITGNEDGVKHCAMNVLYSLQHLGYTIPPQADAGWIGAAGPGPSYLDPGSGGPENDFTNRNTSFMTWNLMHIAALLKRAGGIPAHGNRRSEWDAGCRAGADNPEHR, via the coding sequence ATGGACGCATCCCCCTCCCACCGCTTCGACGACCTGACCGCGCTCTACGTCAACTGCACCCTCAAACCGTCTCCCCAGCTCAGTCACACCCAGGGGCTGGTCGACAAGAGCCGCGCGATCATGGACGCGCAGGGAGTGACGACCGATGAGATCAGGGCGGTCGACCACGACATCGCCACCGGCGTGTATCCGGACATGACCGAGCACGGCTTCGCCACCGACGAGTGGCCGGCCCTCTACGAGCGGGTGATGGCCGCCGACATCCTGGTGGTGGCCGGACCGATCTGGCTGGGCGACAACAGCTCGGTGACCAAGAAGATCATCGAGCGCCTCTACGCCTGCTCCTCGCTGCTCAACCCACAGGGCCAGTACGCCTACTACGGCCGGGTCGGCGGCTGTCTGATCACCGGCAACGAGGACGGCGTCAAGCACTGCGCGATGAACGTCCTCTACAGCCTCCAGCACCTCGGCTACACGATCCCGCCCCAGGCGGACGCCGGCTGGATCGGCGCGGCCGGCCCCGGGCCCTCCTATCTCGACCCGGGCTCGGGCGGCCCGGAGAACGACTTCACCAACCGCAACACCTCCTTCATGACCTGGAACCTCATGCACATCGCCGCGCTGCTCAAGCGTGCCGGGGGCATCCCCGCCCACGGCAACCGGCGCTCGGAGTGGGACGCGGGGTGCCGCGCGGGAGCCGACAATCCCGAACACCGCTGA
- a CDS encoding NAD(P)-dependent oxidoreductase, producing MTQNTVEKTPVTMLGLGAMGTALARTWLAAGHPLTVWNRTPARAAALATEGARVADTAAEAVAANTLILLCLLDDTSVDEVLADVDLDDRDLVNLTTSTPAQARARAEWARERGARYLDGGIMAVPPMIGVPETGGYVFYSGSRELFERHQETLSVPAGTTYVGEDAGFAALHDVALLSAMYGMFAGAAHAFALIRKENIDPAALAPLLADWLVAMAPAVHQTADQLRSGDYTKGVVSDLAMQVAGTPTFLSTAEQQGVSPELLSPYFELMRRRLAEGSGEEDLTGVIDLLVN from the coding sequence ATGACACAGAACACTGTTGAGAAGACTCCCGTCACGATGCTCGGCCTCGGCGCGATGGGCACCGCGCTGGCCCGCACCTGGCTGGCCGCCGGCCACCCACTCACCGTCTGGAACCGCACCCCAGCCCGCGCCGCAGCGCTCGCCACCGAGGGCGCAAGGGTCGCGGACACCGCCGCTGAGGCGGTCGCAGCGAACACCCTCATCCTCCTTTGCCTGTTGGACGACACCTCGGTCGATGAGGTGCTGGCCGACGTCGACCTGGACGACAGGGACCTGGTCAACCTGACCACCAGCACCCCCGCCCAGGCCCGCGCCCGCGCAGAGTGGGCGCGCGAGCGGGGCGCCCGCTACCTGGACGGCGGAATCATGGCCGTCCCTCCGATGATCGGCGTCCCGGAAACCGGCGGCTACGTCTTCTACAGCGGCTCGCGGGAGCTGTTCGAACGGCACCAGGAGACCCTGAGCGTCCCGGCCGGCACTACCTACGTCGGCGAGGACGCGGGCTTCGCGGCCCTCCACGACGTGGCCCTTCTCAGCGCCATGTACGGGATGTTCGCCGGCGCCGCGCACGCCTTCGCCCTGATCCGCAAGGAGAACATCGACCCCGCGGCGCTCGCCCCGCTGCTCGCCGACTGGCTCGTCGCGATGGCCCCGGCAGTTCACCAGACCGCCGACCAGTTGCGGAGCGGCGACTACACCAAGGGCGTCGTCTCCGACCTCGCCATGCAGGTGGCTGGCACGCCTACCTTCCTGAGCACCGCCGAGCAGCAGGGTGTCAGCCCGGAACTGCTCAGCCCGTACTTCGAGCTGATGCGCCGCCGCCTGGCCGAGGGCAGCGGCGAGGAGGACCTGACGGGAGTGATCGACCTGCTGGTGAACTGA
- a CDS encoding helix-turn-helix domain-containing protein, which translates to MTTLNRPGTPDGHVCGIDTAMEVIGGKWKVLILWALHERPHRRFGDLRRLLPGITEKVLASHLRELEADGVVHRVSYDEVPPRVEYSLTEDGMRLNDALQPLAAWGRERPSIRRQEEKAGQGLL; encoded by the coding sequence ATGACGACGCTGAACCGGCCGGGCACACCAGACGGACACGTCTGCGGGATCGACACCGCGATGGAGGTGATCGGCGGCAAGTGGAAGGTGCTGATCCTCTGGGCGCTCCACGAGCGTCCCCACCGTCGCTTCGGCGACTTGCGTCGACTGCTTCCGGGGATCACCGAGAAGGTGCTGGCCTCTCACCTACGTGAGTTGGAAGCGGACGGCGTCGTGCACCGCGTCTCCTACGACGAGGTGCCGCCGCGCGTCGAGTACTCGCTGACCGAGGACGGCATGCGCCTCAACGACGCCCTTCAGCCGCTGGCCGCCTGGGGCCGCGAGCGGCCGAGCATTCGACGGCAAGAGGAGAAGGCGGGCCAGGGTCTGTTGTGA
- a CDS encoding antibiotic biosynthesis monooxygenase, producing the protein MSNHSEAPVSPVEAYEPPYYAAVFTAVRTQDQSGYSETNARMEDLVKDVPGFLGMDHAQTPGGLSITVGYFRDADALMEWRSNAEHRAAQKRGQVEWYQSYTLHVAKVERSHGFIRAQVPQSPAAG; encoded by the coding sequence ATGAGCAATCACTCCGAAGCGCCTGTCTCGCCCGTCGAAGCCTATGAACCCCCCTACTACGCGGCTGTCTTCACTGCGGTGCGAACCCAGGACCAGAGCGGCTACAGCGAGACCAACGCACGCATGGAAGACCTGGTGAAGGACGTCCCTGGGTTTCTGGGGATGGACCACGCTCAGACTCCCGGGGGGCTGTCCATCACCGTCGGGTACTTCCGTGACGCCGACGCCCTCATGGAGTGGCGGAGCAACGCCGAGCACCGCGCGGCGCAAAAGCGTGGGCAAGTCGAGTGGTACCAGAGCTACACGCTGCATGTGGCGAAAGTGGAGCGGAGCCACGGGTTCATACGAGCGCAGGTACCGCAGAGCCCGGCAGCAGGCTGA
- a CDS encoding response regulator transcription factor — protein MRQLHEPLGAQAGGRSTRVLVVDDDPTVSEVVAGYLDRAGYLVDRADDGPTALVRADAHRPDLVVLDLMLPGMDGLEVCRRLRGQGPVPVIMLTARGDEDDRILGLEVGADDYVTKPFSPRELVLRVESVLRRSRPDAGTRPLGAAGLALDPTARRATKNGAELALTLREFDLLSFFLRHPERAYSREDLMREVWGWDFGDLSTVTVHVRRLRGKVEDDPARPRLIQTVWGVGYRFEPGGE, from the coding sequence ATGCGACAACTGCACGAGCCCCTGGGGGCACAAGCCGGGGGGCGGTCCACACGGGTCCTGGTCGTCGACGACGACCCGACCGTCTCCGAGGTCGTAGCCGGATACCTGGACCGCGCCGGGTATCTCGTGGATCGGGCGGACGACGGGCCGACGGCCCTCGTCCGTGCCGACGCGCACCGGCCGGACCTGGTCGTGCTGGACCTGATGCTGCCCGGTATGGACGGGCTGGAGGTCTGCCGGCGGCTGCGCGGCCAAGGTCCGGTGCCGGTCATCATGCTCACCGCTCGCGGCGACGAGGACGACCGCATCCTCGGCCTGGAGGTCGGCGCCGACGACTACGTGACCAAGCCCTTCAGCCCCCGGGAACTGGTCCTGCGGGTGGAGTCGGTGCTGCGCCGCTCCCGACCCGATGCGGGAACGCGTCCGCTCGGCGCGGCTGGACTCGCCCTCGACCCCACAGCCCGCCGAGCCACGAAGAACGGCGCCGAACTCGCTCTCACGCTAAGGGAGTTCGACCTGCTCTCGTTCTTCCTGCGGCATCCTGAGCGGGCATACAGCCGCGAGGACCTGATGCGCGAGGTGTGGGGCTGGGACTTCGGTGACCTGTCGACCGTCACGGTTCACGTCCGCCGGCTGCGCGGCAAGGTCGAGGACGACCCGGCCCGCCCGCGTCTGATCCAGACGGTGTGGGGTGTGGGCTACCGCTTCGAACCCGGGGGTGAGTGA
- a CDS encoding DUF2064 domain-containing protein: MTNLLVIAKEPRPGRVKTRLTPPFTPEEAAELAEAALADTLRTVAAAPASRRILVLDGAPGPWLPPGFDVVPQCAGGLDERLADAFARCTGPALLIGMDTPQVTPELLTVDFTECDAYFGPAEDGGFWALGLAEPDPALLRGVPMSTPVTGAVQRERLVTAGLRVLDLPWLRDVDTAADAHAVAALVPHSRFAARLARCATTVGRP; encoded by the coding sequence GTGACCAACTTGCTCGTCATCGCCAAGGAACCCCGGCCGGGGCGCGTCAAGACGCGGCTCACCCCGCCCTTCACCCCCGAGGAGGCGGCCGAGCTCGCGGAAGCGGCCCTCGCCGACACCCTGCGCACCGTGGCCGCCGCACCCGCGTCCCGGCGGATCCTCGTCCTCGACGGCGCGCCCGGCCCCTGGCTGCCGCCCGGCTTCGACGTCGTACCGCAGTGTGCGGGCGGGCTCGACGAGCGGCTGGCAGACGCCTTCGCGCGTTGCACCGGCCCGGCCCTGCTCATCGGCATGGACACCCCGCAGGTGACTCCGGAGCTGCTCACCGTGGACTTCACGGAGTGCGACGCGTACTTCGGTCCGGCCGAGGACGGCGGATTCTGGGCCCTCGGCCTGGCCGAGCCCGATCCGGCCCTGCTGCGGGGCGTGCCCATGTCGACGCCGGTGACCGGGGCCGTGCAGCGGGAGCGGCTGGTCACCGCCGGGTTGCGGGTGCTCGACCTGCCGTGGCTGCGGGACGTCGACACCGCCGCCGACGCCCACGCGGTCGCCGCCCTGGTCCCGCACAGCCGGTTCGCCGCACGACTGGCCCGGTGCGCGACGACGGTGGGCCGCCCATGA
- a CDS encoding glycosyltransferase family 2 protein has translation MTLPPPQDVDVVLPCLNEAEALPWVLARIPNGWRALVVDNGSTDGSADIARALGATVVHEPRRGFGAACHAGLAAARADIVCFCDCDASLDPSLLAPFVDEIRSGEADLVLGRRRPRTRGAWPAHARAGNLALARMLRHRTGLRLHDLGPLRAARREPLLALGLTDRRSGYPLQMVVRAADAGWRIAEHDVPYLPRTGVSKVTGTWRGTWQAVRDMSRVLQEVPVHEGSAR, from the coding sequence GTGACCCTCCCACCACCGCAAGACGTCGACGTCGTTCTCCCCTGCCTGAACGAGGCCGAGGCACTGCCCTGGGTGCTCGCCCGGATCCCGAACGGCTGGCGCGCCCTGGTCGTCGACAACGGCTCCACCGACGGCTCGGCGGACATCGCCCGCGCGCTCGGCGCGACCGTCGTGCACGAGCCGCGCCGGGGCTTCGGCGCCGCCTGCCACGCCGGACTGGCCGCCGCCCGCGCCGACATCGTCTGCTTCTGCGACTGCGACGCCTCTCTCGACCCCTCGCTCCTCGCGCCCTTCGTCGACGAGATCCGCTCCGGCGAGGCCGACCTGGTTCTCGGGCGGCGGCGTCCCCGTACGCGGGGCGCCTGGCCCGCGCACGCCCGCGCGGGCAACCTGGCACTCGCGCGCATGCTGCGCCACCGTACCGGGCTGCGCCTGCACGACCTCGGCCCGCTGCGGGCCGCCCGCCGCGAGCCGCTGCTGGCCCTCGGCCTCACCGACCGGCGCAGCGGTTACCCGCTGCAGATGGTGGTGCGGGCCGCTGACGCCGGCTGGCGGATCGCCGAGCACGACGTGCCGTATCTGCCGCGCACCGGCGTCTCGAAGGTGACGGGCACCTGGCGCGGCACCTGGCAGGCGGTACGGGACATGAGCCGCGTCCTCCAGGAAGTTCCGGTCCATGAGGGGAGCGCACGGTGA